From the genome of Phytohabitans rumicis, one region includes:
- a CDS encoding winged helix-turn-helix domain-containing protein, protein MGSPRGDRPGCRPSARRTSTQSSTPHRPHNGREATHPVTRGVPHDHRRPPAAKAPVSGRPRPALTVTFTVPLSGDSLSPHAFRLLEVVRDLVEGGEGTIAIGAVPAEPVAVEDEHRIQIFVDSRTVLRGGEPLELTRLEFDLLLFLAQHPRRVFTRIQLLSSVWGYEHAVARTVDVHVRRLRAKVGETVPLVTTVYGVGYRLADDAQVELVGHVHDQPGRVL, encoded by the coding sequence GTGGGTTCGCCGCGTGGCGACAGGCCGGGCTGCCGTCCTTCGGCCCGGCGGACGTCTACGCAATCTTCAACGCCGCACCGCCCGCACAACGGGCGTGAGGCGACACACCCCGTAACACGAGGAGTACCCCATGACCATCGTCGCCCTCCCGCAGCGAAGGCACCTGTTTCCGGCCGCCCCCGACCGGCACTGACCGTCACCTTCACGGTGCCGCTGTCCGGCGACTCGCTGAGCCCGCACGCGTTTCGGCTCCTGGAGGTGGTCCGCGACCTGGTCGAGGGTGGTGAGGGGACGATCGCGATCGGAGCGGTCCCAGCCGAGCCCGTCGCGGTGGAAGACGAGCACCGGATCCAGATCTTCGTCGACTCCCGTACGGTGCTGCGCGGCGGCGAGCCGCTGGAGCTGACCCGGCTCGAGTTCGACCTGCTGCTGTTCCTCGCCCAGCACCCGCGGCGGGTCTTCACCCGGATCCAGCTGCTCAGCTCCGTCTGGGGGTACGAGCACGCCGTGGCCCGGACCGTCGACGTACACGTCCGGCGGCTCCGGGCCAAGGTGGGCGAGACGGTGCCCCTGGTGACCACCGTGTACGGCGTCGGCTACCGCCTCGCCGACGACGCCCAGGTGGAGCTAGTGGGCCACGTCCACGACCAGCCGGGTCGGGTGCTGTAG
- a CDS encoding uridine kinase codes for MIRAITPALLVEEVAGRLAAERVGERLRVAVDGAPAAGPDALAAALVDPLRARGRPAIHVPAGGFLRAASLRYEFGRDNPDSFYAGWLDEAGLRREVLDPVGPGGSGRVLPSLWDAVTDRATRAGYVTAPAAAVVLVSGQLLLGGGLPFDVSVHLVMSAAALDRRTAADQRWTLPAYARYEAEVAPATFADVVVRVDDPRHPALVETGGRG; via the coding sequence ATGATTCGGGCGATCACGCCGGCGTTGCTGGTGGAGGAGGTGGCCGGGCGGCTGGCTGCGGAGCGGGTGGGGGAGCGGCTGCGGGTGGCGGTGGACGGGGCGCCGGCGGCGGGACCGGATGCGCTGGCCGCCGCGCTGGTCGATCCGCTGCGGGCTCGTGGGCGGCCGGCCATCCATGTGCCGGCCGGTGGGTTCTTGCGGGCCGCGTCGTTGCGGTACGAGTTCGGGCGGGACAATCCGGACTCGTTCTACGCCGGCTGGCTCGACGAGGCGGGGCTGCGGCGCGAGGTGCTCGACCCGGTCGGTCCGGGCGGGTCCGGGCGGGTCCTGCCGAGCCTGTGGGACGCGGTCACGGACCGGGCGACCCGAGCCGGCTATGTTACGGCGCCGGCCGCCGCCGTCGTACTCGTGAGTGGGCAGTTGTTGCTCGGCGGCGGCCTGCCGTTCGACGTGTCGGTGCATCTGGTGATGTCCGCGGCGGCGCTGGACCGGCGGACGGCGGCCGACCAGCGGTGGACGCTGCCGGCCTATGCCCGGTATGAGGCGGAGGTGGCGCCCGCGACGTTCGCGGACGTCGTGGTGCGCGTGGACGACCCGCGACACCCCGCCCTGGTGGAGACTGGGGGGCGTGGGTGA
- a CDS encoding ABC transporter permease: protein MSRGLRLLPPIAVGLGGLALWELIVKAGQVAPFILPAPSAIWEQFWLSREVIWKTGLASGANALVGLVVGAVVGILAAMASSRFRFLGEASVPVAAALNALPIIALAPILNNMFESTSSIPRRMVVAIVVFFPVFINTLRGLREVNPTHRELMDSYAAGGWTFTRLVRLPGALPFVFTGLRQASSLAVIAAVVAEYFGGLQDGLGSRITSAAANTAYPRAWAFVVGACVLGLVFYAAALGLERLATPWRSSRSG, encoded by the coding sequence GTGAGTCGCGGGTTGCGCCTGCTCCCGCCGATCGCCGTCGGGCTCGGCGGGCTGGCGCTGTGGGAGCTGATCGTCAAGGCCGGCCAGGTGGCGCCGTTCATCCTGCCGGCGCCCTCGGCGATCTGGGAGCAGTTCTGGCTCAGCCGCGAGGTGATCTGGAAGACCGGCCTGGCCAGCGGCGCGAACGCGCTCGTCGGCCTGGTCGTCGGCGCGGTCGTCGGCATCCTCGCCGCGATGGCGTCCAGCCGCTTCCGGTTCCTCGGCGAGGCGTCGGTGCCGGTCGCCGCCGCGCTCAACGCGCTGCCGATCATCGCGCTGGCCCCGATCCTCAACAACATGTTCGAGTCGACCAGCAGCATCCCGCGCCGGATGGTCGTCGCGATCGTGGTGTTCTTCCCCGTCTTCATCAACACGCTGCGCGGGCTGCGCGAGGTCAACCCGACACACCGGGAACTGATGGACAGCTACGCGGCGGGCGGCTGGACGTTCACCCGGCTGGTACGGCTGCCCGGCGCGCTCCCGTTCGTCTTCACCGGTCTGCGCCAGGCGTCCTCCCTGGCGGTGATCGCGGCGGTGGTCGCGGAGTACTTCGGCGGTCTGCAGGACGGCCTGGGCTCCCGCATCACCTCGGCGGCGGCCAACACCGCGTACCCGCGCGCCTGGGCCTTCGTGGTCGGGGCGTGCGTGCTCGGCCTGGTGTTCTACGCCGCCGCGCTCGGACTGGAACGGCTCGCCACTCCGTGGCGGTCCAGCCGTTCCGGATGA
- a CDS encoding DUF72 domain-containing protein: protein MGEIKVGTASWTDRTLLASGWYPASADTAEKRLSYYADRFALVEVDATYYSPPAEQTAALWAQRTPPGFTFNVKAFSMLTGHPTKVSSIYKDLRPETDKTNVYPDDLGPAAYEEVWARFLSALQPLVDAGKLGALLFQFPPWFTIRRSNKEYLLEVQRRVRPLRAVFEFRHASWFDGSNRDETLGFLREHKLPYVGVDMPQGHKSSVPPVLAATADLAVVRFHGHSDKWTSKDIHEKFGYLYSGRELKEWVPRLRELAAETDQTYVLMNNCYRDYAQRNAADLTDLLSG from the coding sequence GTGGGTGAGATCAAGGTCGGCACCGCGTCCTGGACCGACCGGACCCTGCTGGCGTCCGGCTGGTACCCCGCGAGCGCGGACACGGCGGAGAAGCGGCTGAGCTACTACGCGGACCGGTTCGCGCTGGTCGAAGTGGACGCGACCTACTACTCGCCGCCGGCCGAGCAGACCGCGGCGCTGTGGGCGCAGCGCACGCCGCCCGGGTTCACGTTCAACGTCAAGGCGTTCAGCATGCTGACCGGGCACCCGACGAAGGTGTCGTCGATCTACAAGGACCTGCGGCCGGAGACCGACAAGACCAATGTGTACCCGGACGACCTGGGCCCGGCCGCGTACGAGGAGGTGTGGGCGCGGTTCCTGTCCGCGCTCCAGCCGCTGGTGGACGCCGGCAAGTTGGGCGCGCTGCTGTTCCAGTTTCCGCCGTGGTTCACGATCCGCCGGTCCAACAAGGAGTACCTGCTGGAGGTGCAGCGGCGGGTCCGGCCGCTGCGAGCGGTGTTCGAGTTTCGGCACGCGTCCTGGTTCGACGGGAGCAACCGGGACGAGACGCTCGGCTTCCTGCGCGAGCACAAGCTGCCGTACGTCGGCGTGGACATGCCGCAGGGTCACAAGTCGTCGGTCCCGCCGGTGCTGGCGGCGACGGCCGACCTGGCGGTGGTGCGGTTTCACGGGCACAGTGACAAGTGGACGAGCAAGGACATCCACGAGAAGTTCGGCTACCTGTACTCCGGGCGGGAGCTCAAGGAGTGGGTGCCGAGGCTGCGCGAGCTGGCCGCGGAGACCGACCAGACGTACGTGTTGATGAACAACTGCTATCGGGACTACGCGCAGCGGAACGCCGCCGATCTGACCGACCTGCTGAGCGGCTGA
- a CDS encoding AMIN-like domain-containing (lipo)protein: MWIKYPLVLACLVAPVLGATTAAAGQADLPAPTQTRPITGAATAQPDAPSPPTLIGVRHGRHDRYDRVVFDFTGGTPGYRVEYGPLVGIGTGDPIPLAGPADLRIVFDGAAPPKYDLRRVLNPGYPTLRQVKFGGAFEGRILAGLGLADRVGFRVLRLTNPPRIAVDVAHQPAQPFGTATFWGGGGADTVNVAGVRSGRHPGYDRLVFDLRTAKHPLVSVAYQRLHPNRIHVGLTGLKPSGAVVSGPRPSNVSFTVYDNGTVSAFVDTNRRTGFRVMLLQHPTRLVVDVAH, translated from the coding sequence ATGTGGATCAAATACCCGCTCGTGCTCGCCTGCCTCGTGGCGCCGGTGCTCGGCGCGACCACCGCGGCCGCCGGACAGGCGGATCTGCCCGCACCCACCCAAACCAGGCCCATCACCGGCGCGGCCACCGCCCAGCCGGACGCGCCGTCGCCACCAACCCTCATCGGGGTACGCCACGGCCGGCACGACCGGTACGACCGGGTCGTGTTCGACTTCACCGGGGGTACGCCCGGCTACCGGGTCGAGTACGGCCCGCTCGTGGGCATCGGCACCGGCGATCCGATCCCGCTCGCCGGCCCGGCCGACCTACGGATCGTCTTCGACGGCGCGGCACCACCGAAGTACGACCTGCGGCGGGTGCTCAACCCGGGCTACCCGACGCTGCGGCAGGTGAAGTTCGGCGGGGCGTTCGAGGGGCGGATCCTCGCCGGGCTCGGCCTGGCCGACCGGGTCGGCTTCCGGGTGCTGCGGCTGACCAACCCGCCGCGGATCGCCGTGGACGTGGCGCACCAGCCGGCGCAGCCGTTCGGCACCGCGACCTTCTGGGGCGGCGGCGGCGCGGACACCGTGAACGTCGCCGGCGTGCGCTCCGGCCGGCACCCCGGGTACGACCGGCTGGTGTTCGACCTGCGGACCGCCAAGCACCCGCTGGTGAGCGTGGCGTACCAGCGGCTGCACCCGAACCGGATCCACGTGGGCCTGACCGGGCTGAAGCCGTCCGGCGCGGTGGTGTCCGGGCCGCGGCCGAGCAACGTGTCGTTCACGGTGTACGACAACGGCACCGTATCGGCCTTTGTGGACACCAACCGCCGCACCGGCTTCCGGGTGATGCTCCTACAGCACCCGACCCGGCTGGTCGTGGACGTGGCCCACTAG
- a CDS encoding MFS transporter permease, protein MGAVTAVTRWLFEPVPRGRIAAFRTLVYLFVIADLTVITPWVRTHADVPGDLYQPLLIGRVLPLPTPNSALVHGIFWLLIVAALAAATGRAPRALGWTVFALYFEWMIIAMSYGKVDHDRFGFLVALAVLPTVGRARHGDQTPTEAGGWALRVTQIAVVCTYFLAAFAKLRFGGVDWVTSSVLARAVIRRGTDFGDLIAQVPYLLIAAQFGIVAFELMSPLIFVLKGRRRYAGIAFFYSFHLFTYAAITISFAPHLIAMTAFLPLELVRPLQWLSRPLQWLRRARHGARGGAAGEAVAVAGDPAVRGPGERPHGAEP, encoded by the coding sequence ATGGGCGCCGTGACCGCCGTGACCAGATGGCTGTTCGAGCCGGTCCCGCGCGGACGGATCGCGGCCTTCCGCACGCTTGTTTACCTCTTTGTCATCGCGGATTTAACCGTCATCACACCATGGGTACGCACGCACGCCGACGTTCCCGGCGACCTCTACCAGCCGCTGCTCATCGGCCGGGTGCTGCCGCTGCCGACGCCCAATTCGGCGCTCGTTCACGGGATCTTCTGGCTGCTGATCGTGGCGGCGCTGGCCGCGGCGACCGGCCGGGCCCCGCGGGCGCTCGGCTGGACCGTCTTCGCGCTGTACTTCGAGTGGATGATCATCGCGATGAGCTACGGGAAGGTGGACCACGACCGGTTCGGCTTCCTGGTGGCGCTCGCCGTGCTGCCCACCGTGGGGCGGGCCCGGCACGGCGACCAGACGCCCACCGAGGCGGGCGGGTGGGCGCTGCGGGTCACCCAGATCGCGGTGGTGTGCACGTACTTTCTGGCCGCGTTCGCGAAGCTGCGCTTCGGCGGCGTCGACTGGGTGACCAGCTCGGTGCTGGCCCGAGCGGTCATCCGCCGCGGCACGGACTTCGGCGACCTGATCGCGCAGGTGCCGTACCTGCTGATCGCGGCGCAGTTCGGGATCGTGGCGTTCGAGCTGATGAGCCCGCTCATCTTCGTGCTCAAGGGTCGCCGCCGGTACGCCGGGATCGCGTTCTTCTACTCGTTCCACCTGTTCACCTACGCGGCGATCACCATCTCCTTCGCCCCGCACCTGATCGCGATGACGGCGTTCCTGCCGCTGGAGCTGGTCCGGCCCCTACAGTGGCTCAGCCGGCCCCTACAGTGGCTCCGCCGGGCGCGGCACGGCGCACGCGGCGGTGCCGCCGGGGAGGCGGTGGCGGTTGCGGGCGACCCAGCGGTACGCGGGCCAGGTGAGCGCCCGCACGGGGCGGAGCCTTAG
- a CDS encoding DUF72 domain-containing protein: protein MIVVGTSGWQYRDWRGRFYPDGLPQRRWLEHYAAHFATVEVNNAFYRLPERDTFAQWRARTPDDFCVAVKVSRYLTHIRRLREPKEPVARFLDRASALGDRLGPVLLQLPPTLRADLDALEEALAQFPPHVRVAVEPRHASWWTEPARAVLAGHNAALCWADRKGRPVTPLWRTADFGYLRLHEGAARPWPRYGRAALRSWLDRIDPALDTFVYFNNDPGGAAVIDAGALAGAARSRGLLVSRTP from the coding sequence ATGATTGTCGTGGGTACGTCGGGATGGCAGTACCGGGACTGGCGCGGCCGGTTTTACCCGGACGGGCTGCCGCAGCGGCGCTGGTTGGAGCACTACGCGGCGCACTTCGCCACCGTAGAGGTCAACAATGCGTTCTACCGGCTGCCGGAGCGGGACACGTTCGCCCAGTGGCGGGCCCGTACGCCCGACGACTTCTGCGTCGCGGTGAAGGTCAGCCGCTACCTCACGCACATCCGGCGGCTGCGGGAGCCGAAGGAGCCGGTGGCCCGCTTCCTCGACCGGGCGTCCGCGCTCGGCGACCGGCTCGGCCCGGTGCTGCTGCAGCTGCCGCCCACGTTGCGGGCCGACCTGGACGCGCTGGAGGAGGCGCTCGCCCAGTTTCCGCCGCACGTACGCGTCGCGGTGGAGCCGCGCCACGCGTCGTGGTGGACCGAGCCGGCGCGGGCCGTGCTGGCGGGCCACAATGCCGCGCTGTGCTGGGCCGATCGCAAGGGGCGGCCGGTCACTCCACTGTGGCGTACGGCGGATTTCGGCTACCTGCGCCTGCACGAGGGCGCGGCACGGCCCTGGCCTCGCTACGGCCGGGCCGCGCTGCGTTCCTGGCTGGACCGGATCGACCCGGCGCTCGACACGTTCGTCTATTTCAACAACGACCCCGGCGGCGCCGCCGTGATCGACGCCGGCGCCTTGGCCGGGGCGGCCCGGAGCCGAGGTCTACTCGTCAGCCGCACGCCCTGA
- a CDS encoding winged helix-turn-helix domain-containing protein: MSAVAASSRAGWHLSQPAGPGRPPSATRRPAGSTSPTLTVTFSIPLSSDDGLTPQAFRLLEVARELVERGEGTVSLAPAPAQPAAPEPVFETPAPAGDANSLHIMAASRTVLLDGETLRLTRLEFDLLLFLAENPRRVFSRLQLLTGVWGYEHAGARTVDVHIRRLRSKIGMHVPLVTTVYGVGYRLADDAQIAIARDA; encoded by the coding sequence ATGTCGGCCGTTGCCGCCTCGTCGCGTGCCGGGTGGCACCTGTCCCAGCCGGCCGGGCCCGGCCGGCCACCGTCGGCCACACGCCGGCCCGCGGGCAGCACGTCGCCCACGCTCACCGTCACGTTCTCGATCCCGCTGTCGAGTGACGACGGGCTGACCCCGCAGGCGTTCCGGCTGCTGGAGGTGGCCCGCGAGTTGGTCGAGCGGGGCGAAGGCACGGTGAGCCTGGCGCCCGCACCCGCGCAGCCCGCCGCCCCGGAGCCCGTCTTCGAGACGCCCGCCCCCGCCGGCGACGCCAACAGCCTGCACATCATGGCCGCCTCGCGCACGGTCCTGCTCGACGGCGAGACGCTGCGGCTGACCCGGCTCGAGTTCGACCTGCTGCTCTTCCTCGCCGAAAACCCGCGCCGCGTGTTCAGCCGGCTACAGCTGCTGACCGGCGTGTGGGGCTACGAGCACGCCGGCGCGCGCACCGTCGACGTACACATCCGCCGGCTCCGCTCCAAGATCGGCATGCACGTCCCCCTGGTCACCACCGTGTACGGCGTCGGCTACCGCCTAGCCGACGACGCCCAAATCGCCATAGCCCGCGACGCCTAA
- a CDS encoding ABC transporter ATP-binding protein: MTAAVELKGVDKVFNAGRPGEVVALTGVDLTVESGQFVSLIGPSGCGKSTLLRLVADLIPPTGGSVTVAGKPARKARLDQEYGIAFQQAGLFDWRTVQRNVELPLELRGASRKERRERAEEMLELVGLADFAKHYPPQLSGGMQQRVAIARALAVHPPLLLMDEPFGALDEMTRERLQDELLRICARTGTSTVFVTHSIPEAVYLSNRVVVMSPRPGRITDVIEIDLGPRSEATRQSAGFFAGITKVRKALRRPSAAAAVLDEAEVSA, encoded by the coding sequence ATGACCGCGGCCGTGGAGCTCAAGGGCGTCGACAAGGTGTTCAACGCCGGCCGGCCGGGCGAGGTCGTCGCGCTGACCGGCGTCGACCTGACCGTCGAGAGTGGACAGTTCGTGTCCCTGATCGGCCCGTCCGGGTGCGGCAAGTCCACGCTGCTGCGGCTGGTCGCCGACCTGATCCCGCCGACCGGCGGCTCGGTCACCGTCGCCGGCAAGCCGGCCCGCAAGGCCCGGCTGGACCAGGAGTACGGCATCGCGTTCCAGCAGGCGGGCCTGTTCGACTGGCGGACCGTGCAGCGCAACGTGGAGCTGCCGCTGGAGCTGCGTGGCGCCAGCCGCAAGGAGCGGCGCGAGCGGGCCGAGGAGATGCTCGAACTGGTCGGGCTCGCCGACTTCGCCAAGCACTACCCGCCCCAACTGTCCGGCGGCATGCAGCAGCGGGTGGCGATCGCGCGGGCGCTCGCCGTACACCCGCCGTTGCTGTTGATGGACGAGCCGTTCGGGGCGCTGGACGAGATGACCCGCGAGCGCCTGCAGGACGAGCTGCTGCGGATCTGCGCCCGCACCGGCACCAGCACGGTCTTCGTCACGCACTCGATCCCGGAGGCGGTCTACCTGTCCAACCGGGTGGTCGTGATGTCGCCGCGCCCCGGGCGGATCACCGACGTCATCGAGATCGACCTGGGGCCGCGCTCCGAGGCAACCCGCCAGTCGGCCGGGTTCTTCGCCGGCATCACCAAGGTCCGCAAGGCGCTGCGGCGCCCGTCCGCCGCCGCGGCCGTACTCGATGAGGCCGAGGTCTCGGCGTGA
- a CDS encoding ABC transporter substrate-binding protein, giving the protein MRRMIGAALAGVLALGACGTADEDEPSGGDATGGVTKVKLQLQWFVQAQFAGYIAAVDKGFYTEQGLDVQILEGGVDIVPQTVLAQGQADFAVSWVPKALASREQGAQITEIAQIFQRSGTYQVSFADSSVKAPADLKGKKVGNWGFGNEFELFAGMTKAGLDPGKDVTLVQQQFDMQALLRRDIDAAQAMSYNEYAQLLEAKNPKTGQLYQPSDFTVLNWNDVGTAMLQDAVWANSEKLANDTAYQQTAVKFLTGTLKGWAYCRDNVEECRDMVVKKGSKLGASHQLWQMNEVNKLIWPSPNGIGLLDETVWKQTVDLALTTKNQDGQTVITKQPEGTAYTNEYVQKAIDSLKSSGTDVAGTSFQPTTVTLNEGGA; this is encoded by the coding sequence ATGAGAAGGATGATAGGCGCGGCGCTCGCGGGTGTCCTCGCGCTCGGCGCTTGCGGCACGGCCGACGAGGACGAGCCGAGCGGCGGTGACGCCACCGGCGGCGTCACCAAGGTGAAGCTGCAACTCCAGTGGTTCGTGCAGGCCCAGTTCGCCGGCTACATCGCGGCGGTGGACAAGGGCTTCTACACCGAGCAGGGCCTGGACGTGCAGATCCTGGAGGGCGGCGTGGACATCGTGCCGCAGACCGTGCTGGCCCAGGGGCAGGCCGACTTCGCGGTCTCCTGGGTGCCCAAGGCGCTCGCGTCGCGGGAGCAGGGTGCGCAGATCACCGAGATCGCGCAGATCTTCCAGCGGTCCGGGACGTACCAGGTGTCGTTCGCGGACAGCAGCGTCAAGGCGCCGGCCGACCTCAAGGGCAAGAAGGTCGGCAACTGGGGCTTCGGCAACGAGTTCGAGCTGTTCGCCGGGATGACCAAGGCCGGGCTCGACCCGGGCAAGGATGTCACGCTGGTGCAGCAGCAGTTCGACATGCAGGCCCTGCTGCGCCGCGACATCGACGCCGCGCAGGCGATGAGCTACAACGAGTACGCCCAGCTGCTGGAGGCCAAGAACCCGAAGACCGGCCAGCTCTACCAGCCGTCCGACTTCACGGTGCTCAACTGGAACGACGTCGGCACCGCGATGCTCCAGGACGCGGTGTGGGCCAACAGCGAGAAGCTGGCCAACGACACGGCGTACCAGCAGACCGCGGTGAAGTTCCTCACCGGCACGCTCAAGGGCTGGGCGTACTGCCGGGACAACGTCGAGGAGTGCCGCGACATGGTCGTGAAGAAGGGCTCCAAGCTCGGCGCGAGCCACCAGCTCTGGCAGATGAACGAGGTCAACAAGCTGATCTGGCCGTCGCCGAACGGCATCGGCCTGCTCGACGAGACCGTCTGGAAGCAGACCGTCGACCTGGCCCTGACCACCAAGAACCAGGACGGCCAGACAGTCATCACCAAGCAGCCCGAGGGCACGGCCTACACCAACGAGTACGTCCAGAAGGCCATCGACTCCCTGAAGTCGTCCGGTACCGACGTGGCCGGGACTTCCTTCCAACCAACGACCGTGACCCTGAACGAGGGCGGCGCGTAG
- a CDS encoding rhodanese-like domain-containing protein yields MRTSLSCPSSGRGIDQILAEARARLHRVEPEAAHLAHRRGAVLVDIRPAAQRAANGEIPGALIIERNVLEWRFDPRSDARLPIAGRYDLPVIIFCQEGYTSSLAAAALLDLGLHRATDIAGGFAAWRQAGLPSFGPADVYAIFNAAPPAQRA; encoded by the coding sequence GTGAGGACTTCGTTGAGCTGTCCGAGCAGTGGGCGGGGGATCGACCAGATCCTTGCCGAGGCGCGGGCCCGGCTGCACCGGGTGGAACCGGAGGCGGCCCACCTCGCGCACCGGCGCGGTGCCGTGCTGGTCGACATCCGGCCGGCCGCCCAGCGCGCCGCCAACGGGGAGATCCCCGGCGCCCTGATCATCGAGCGGAACGTGCTGGAGTGGCGCTTCGACCCGCGCAGCGACGCCCGGCTCCCCATCGCCGGCCGGTACGACCTGCCGGTGATCATCTTCTGCCAGGAGGGCTACACGTCGTCGCTCGCGGCGGCCGCCCTCCTGGATCTCGGCCTGCACCGCGCCACCGACATCGCCGGTGGGTTCGCCGCGTGGCGACAGGCCGGGCTGCCGTCCTTCGGCCCGGCGGACGTCTACGCAATCTTCAACGCCGCACCGCCCGCACAACGGGCGTGA
- a CDS encoding AEC family transporter — MAGFAAIWAVTLVGYLIGRYGLLGPAGPTVLARLVFFIATPALLFTTLATSSLAEVFTGALAAFVLSTLIVAAAYVALAARRRPAAEVTVGTLAASYVNAGNLGIPVAAYVLGDVSFIAPVLLFQTLLAAPTALAVLDVAATGHRPSVRRLVGLPLRSPIMLASGAGLIVAATGWHPPAEALRPFELIGSAAVPLALLALGMSLRGSRPLAPGPDGRDRYTAVVLKIIVQPLLAYLIGRHLLGLDGPTLLAAVVTSALPTAQNVFVFASRYDRGVSLARDAIVLTTVAAAGTLVAIATLLG, encoded by the coding sequence CTGGCCGGGTTCGCCGCCATCTGGGCGGTCACCCTCGTCGGCTACCTGATCGGCCGGTACGGCCTGCTCGGCCCGGCCGGCCCCACCGTCCTGGCCCGGCTGGTCTTCTTCATCGCCACGCCCGCGCTGCTGTTCACCACGCTGGCCACGTCGTCGCTGGCCGAGGTGTTCACCGGCGCGCTCGCCGCGTTCGTGCTGAGCACCCTGATCGTGGCCGCGGCGTACGTGGCGCTCGCCGCGCGCCGGCGCCCGGCCGCCGAGGTGACGGTGGGCACGCTGGCCGCCTCGTACGTCAACGCCGGCAACCTCGGCATCCCCGTCGCCGCGTACGTCCTCGGCGACGTGTCGTTCATCGCGCCGGTGCTGCTCTTCCAGACGCTGCTGGCCGCGCCCACCGCGCTCGCCGTGCTGGACGTGGCCGCCACCGGGCACCGGCCGTCGGTCCGCCGCCTCGTCGGGCTGCCCCTGCGCAGCCCGATCATGCTGGCGTCCGGGGCCGGCCTGATCGTCGCCGCCACCGGGTGGCACCCGCCCGCCGAGGCGCTGCGCCCGTTCGAGCTGATCGGCTCGGCCGCCGTGCCGCTCGCGCTGCTGGCGCTCGGCATGTCGTTGCGCGGCAGCCGCCCGCTCGCACCCGGGCCGGACGGGCGGGACCGCTACACCGCGGTCGTTCTCAAGATCATCGTCCAGCCACTCCTGGCGTACCTGATCGGCAGGCATCTGCTCGGCCTGGATGGGCCGACGCTGCTGGCGGCGGTCGTCACGTCGGCCCTGCCGACGGCGCAGAACGTCTTCGTCTTCGCCTCGCGCTACGACCGGGGTGTGTCGCTGGCCCGGGACGCGATCGTGCTGACGACGGTGGCCGCGGCCGGCACGCTTGTCGCCATCGCGACACTCCTCGGGTAA
- a CDS encoding cysteine dioxygenase, giving the protein MRLDLLSVARDWAAQPGQWTVRPQYDPVERWYARMADTADHEVWLLTWLPGQETDWHDHGGSAGAFVVVSGTLVERTVSGGRVAHTTLPAGTGRRFGAHHVHGVTNHGTEPAISIHAYAPALRSMTRYRLDGGKLRVAEVEKAGVSW; this is encoded by the coding sequence ATGAGACTCGACTTGCTCTCCGTCGCGCGGGACTGGGCAGCGCAGCCCGGCCAGTGGACGGTCCGACCCCAGTACGACCCGGTGGAGCGGTGGTACGCCCGGATGGCGGACACCGCGGACCACGAGGTCTGGCTGTTGACCTGGCTGCCTGGTCAGGAGACGGACTGGCACGACCACGGGGGCTCCGCGGGGGCGTTCGTCGTGGTCTCCGGCACGCTGGTCGAGCGGACGGTGAGCGGCGGGCGGGTGGCGCACACCACGCTGCCGGCGGGGACCGGGCGGCGGTTCGGGGCGCACCACGTACACGGCGTCACCAACCACGGCACCGAGCCGGCGATCAGCATCCACGCGTACGCCCCGGCGCTGCGCTCGATGACCCGTTACCGCCTCGACGGCGGCAAGCTGCGCGTGGCCGAGGTGGAGAAGGCGGGAGTGAGCTGGTGA